In Sulfurisphaera javensis, a single genomic region encodes these proteins:
- the gatA gene encoding Asp-tRNA(Asn)/Glu-tRNA(Gln) amidotransferase subunit GatA, giving the protein MISKLIEDLRNGTLDPEEYVEKTYEKINRLEPKIRAFITIREKEEVKKEIKEKIRSKGKLAGILIAIKDNISTKGIRTTCASKMLEDYIPPYDATVIEKLKQEGAVILGKTNMDEFAMGSTTETSYFGPTRNPWDLERTPGGSSGGSGAALASGIVDIALGSDTGGSIRAPAAFNAVFGLKPSYGTVSRFGLVAYANSLEQIGPMAKNAEDLAVLYSIISGDDPKDATTIPFEQKIVEKVNLKNTKIGVLKDIVDASDKPVISVFNTALDKLSSEGAIIKEVKLGYTDYALPAYYIIAMSEASSNLARYDGVRYGYSKYSEGNWRETFAKNRGEGFGIEVKRRILLGSFILSAGYYEEFYIKALKIRRLIKDSIDNLLKEFDVIISPTMTVLPPKIGEVIDDPVKMYAMDVNTVIANLAGVPALSQPAGFYNDLPVGLQLMGKYLSDYYLMTLSAEIEKVLKLYDLTAPLS; this is encoded by the coding sequence ATGATCTCTAAACTTATTGAAGATCTACGTAATGGTACACTCGATCCAGAAGAGTACGTAGAAAAAACTTATGAAAAAATTAACAGATTAGAGCCAAAAATAAGGGCTTTTATTACTATAAGAGAAAAAGAAGAAGTAAAGAAAGAAATTAAAGAAAAAATAAGAAGTAAAGGAAAATTAGCCGGGATATTGATTGCAATAAAAGATAACATCTCCACTAAAGGAATAAGAACTACTTGTGCCTCAAAAATGTTGGAAGATTATATACCACCTTATGATGCCACTGTTATAGAGAAATTAAAACAAGAAGGAGCTGTAATTTTAGGCAAAACCAATATGGATGAATTTGCAATGGGATCAACGACAGAAACAAGTTATTTTGGTCCAACTAGAAATCCTTGGGATTTAGAAAGGACTCCAGGTGGAAGTTCCGGTGGTAGTGGAGCTGCTTTAGCTTCTGGAATTGTTGATATAGCACTAGGAAGTGATACTGGAGGTTCTATCAGAGCTCCAGCAGCATTTAATGCAGTATTTGGATTAAAGCCCTCTTATGGAACAGTTAGCAGATTTGGTTTAGTAGCCTATGCCAATAGCTTAGAACAAATAGGACCTATGGCAAAAAACGCTGAAGATCTTGCTGTTCTTTATTCGATAATTTCTGGTGACGATCCTAAAGATGCTACTACTATCCCATTTGAACAAAAAATTGTAGAAAAAGTAAACTTGAAAAATACAAAAATAGGAGTATTAAAGGATATTGTTGATGCCTCTGATAAACCAGTAATTTCAGTCTTTAACACAGCTTTGGATAAACTAAGCTCTGAAGGTGCTATAATTAAAGAAGTAAAATTAGGTTATACGGACTATGCTTTACCAGCATATTACATAATAGCAATGTCAGAAGCTAGTTCGAATTTAGCTAGATACGATGGTGTAAGATATGGCTATAGTAAGTATTCTGAAGGAAATTGGAGAGAGACATTTGCAAAAAATAGGGGAGAAGGATTTGGAATAGAAGTTAAACGAAGGATATTACTAGGTAGTTTTATATTAAGTGCTGGTTATTATGAGGAATTCTATATAAAAGCCTTAAAAATTAGGAGATTAATAAAGGATAGCATAGATAACTTACTGAAAGAATTTGATGTTATTATTTCTCCTACAATGACTGTACTTCCTCCCAAAATCGGAGAAGTAATTGATGACCCAGTAAAAATGTATGCCATGGATGTAAATACTGTAATTGCCAATTTAGCCGGTGTTCCTGCTTTATCTCAACCAGCCGGATTCTATAATGATTTGCCAGTAGGTTTACAGCTTATGGGAAAGTATCTATCAGATTACTATCTTATGACTTTATCTGCTGAAATAGAAAAAGTCTTAAAGCTTTATGATTTAACTGCACCATTAAGTTAA
- the cutA gene encoding divalent-cation tolerance protein CutA yields the protein MSYILALTTTSGMETAKKIAKTLVDERLAACVNIIPYVKSFYVWEGKTTEDDECLLIIKTHIKEKENLIRRIRELHPYTVPEIIIINFNDGLPEYLKWISESVKRNEN from the coding sequence ATGTCATATATACTGGCATTAACTACCACTAGTGGAATGGAAACTGCAAAGAAAATAGCAAAAACATTAGTAGATGAAAGATTGGCTGCTTGTGTAAATATTATACCTTATGTAAAATCCTTCTATGTTTGGGAAGGAAAAACAACAGAGGATGATGAGTGTTTACTTATAATAAAAACTCACATAAAAGAAAAAGAAAATTTAATAAGAAGGATAAGGGAACTACATCCCTATACAGTGCCAGAAATTATTATAATAAACTTTAATGATGGGCTACCTGAATATTTAAAATGGATTAGTGAGAGTGTGAAAAGAAATGAAAATTGA
- the gatC gene encoding Asp-tRNA(Asn) amidotransferase subunit GatC translates to MKIEVNDELISKLQTLALLELNEKEKERIKKDIKNILDFFDKINQLDLTGVEPLFHPISTGKLRKDEIIKPLGREEALKNVKRKEDGYIIGPATYGE, encoded by the coding sequence ATGAAAATTGAAGTTAATGATGAACTTATTTCTAAATTGCAAACCCTAGCATTGCTTGAGCTGAATGAAAAAGAAAAAGAAAGAATAAAGAAAGATATAAAAAATATTTTAGACTTTTTTGATAAAATAAATCAACTTGACTTAACTGGAGTAGAACCGTTGTTTCATCCAATTTCTACTGGTAAGTTAAGAAAAGATGAAATAATAAAGCCGTTAGGCAGAGAAGAGGCATTAAAGAATGTAAAAAGGAAAGAAGATGGATATATTATAGGACCAGCGACTTATGGTGAATAA